The following proteins are co-located in the Bacteroidales bacterium genome:
- a CDS encoding T9SS type A sorting domain-containing protein translates to MRRLFIFLLFSAFFSANSGYCQDQGFFLNSWQPVSISSPAYTEVEQTTNPVTVSLKVLFGDTITKVTPYVFGDNANLWSGCMSDNEELMHHMANRKMGVLRGPAGSVSDVFFWNHSVDTRPTDIPAHLAGQTSNFEPWYGIRPYSWENWTMAVDSFYRILDQSDVTGMLTVNYGYARYGTGPTPVATAAHMAADWVRYDNGRTKFWEIGNEVFGSWEAGYRIDQSLNQDGQPEYITPSLYAQHSLVFIDSMKAAAASLGLDIKIGLVMLDSYSSEFPEWNKDVASIAGDAADFYVLHCYFTPYNQNSSRETILNSYKRAGEIKAYLYSGIDEAGKPHLPVALTEYNIFATGSKQAVSHVNGMHAVLVAGEALKTGYGAALRWDLANGWDNGNDHGMFSNGDEPGVAKYAPRPAFYHLYFMRKFTGDVMLNYTQRGDTNVVVFPTAFSSGQSALTLVNRSSKTQVARINIQDFKFGDRYYSYILRNGDTETFSRKVMVNGVGTNLVAGGPLNYESIPANASLIGDEVKIELPPVSTAFVLVESGNKELLINEEVYGTEDNASLQEVMIFPNPAKDKIRIENLPKGTTCMSIRDSFGRTVYTIEDILPGQSTVEMNILLIPGLYYVTVSGAFSPVIRKLVVE, encoded by the coding sequence ATGCGACGACTTTTCATCTTTCTGCTGTTCAGTGCTTTTTTCTCTGCAAATTCCGGCTATTGCCAGGACCAGGGATTCTTCCTCAATTCCTGGCAACCGGTTTCAATTTCAAGCCCGGCTTATACAGAAGTTGAACAAACCACCAACCCGGTGACAGTCTCCTTGAAGGTGCTGTTCGGTGATACTATTACGAAGGTTACTCCCTATGTATTTGGCGACAATGCGAATCTGTGGTCGGGATGTATGTCGGACAATGAAGAACTAATGCATCATATGGCTAACCGAAAAATGGGGGTACTGCGCGGTCCTGCGGGAAGTGTGTCGGATGTTTTCTTCTGGAACCATTCTGTCGATACCCGTCCCACTGATATCCCTGCACACCTTGCCGGGCAAACCTCCAACTTTGAACCCTGGTATGGAATCAGGCCCTACTCATGGGAAAACTGGACAATGGCTGTGGATTCTTTTTACCGCATCCTTGATCAATCAGATGTCACCGGAATGCTTACAGTTAATTACGGCTATGCCCGTTATGGGACCGGACCCACTCCAGTGGCTACTGCTGCCCATATGGCTGCCGACTGGGTGCGCTATGACAATGGCCGGACCAAATTCTGGGAAATCGGGAATGAAGTTTTTGGAAGCTGGGAAGCTGGTTACAGGATTGATCAGAGCCTGAACCAGGACGGACAGCCGGAATACATTACCCCTTCTCTTTATGCACAACACAGCCTGGTGTTTATCGATAGCATGAAAGCAGCAGCTGCCAGCCTGGGTCTTGATATCAAAATTGGACTGGTGATGCTCGATAGTTATAGTTCTGAGTTTCCTGAATGGAATAAAGATGTGGCCTCCATTGCCGGGGATGCTGCTGATTTCTATGTGCTGCATTGCTACTTTACTCCCTATAACCAGAATTCCTCCCGCGAAACCATCCTGAATTCTTACAAAAGGGCAGGGGAAATTAAAGCCTATTTATACAGCGGAATTGATGAAGCCGGGAAACCTCATCTTCCCGTAGCTCTTACTGAGTACAATATTTTTGCCACTGGCTCAAAACAGGCGGTTTCGCATGTAAACGGAATGCATGCCGTCCTGGTGGCAGGAGAAGCGCTAAAAACCGGCTATGGAGCTGCCCTTCGCTGGGACCTGGCCAATGGTTGGGATAATGGCAACGACCATGGGATGTTTTCAAATGGAGATGAACCCGGTGTGGCTAAATATGCCCCACGCCCGGCTTTTTACCACCTTTATTTCATGAGGAAGTTTACCGGGGATGTTATGCTCAACTATACACAGAGAGGCGATACCAATGTGGTGGTTTTCCCAACCGCTTTTTCATCCGGACAGTCAGCCCTGACCCTTGTTAACCGCAGCTCAAAAACACAGGTAGCCCGAATCAATATCCAGGACTTCAAATTTGGTGACCGTTATTATAGCTATATTTTAAGGAATGGCGACACGGAAACCTTTTCACGGAAAGTCATGGTAAATGGTGTGGGTACAAACCTGGTTGCAGGGGGCCCTCTTAATTATGAATCCATACCTGCCAATGCTTCCTTGATTGGTGATGAAGTCAAAATCGAGCTCCCCCCGGTTTCCACTGCTTTTGTGCTGGTTGAATCCGGGAATAAGGAACTGCTGATCAATGAAGAAGTGTATGGTACAGAGGACAATGCCTCTCTTCAGGAGGTAATGATCTTTCCCAACCCTGCTAAGGACAAAATTCGAATTGAAAATTTACCTAAAGGAACCACCTGCATGTCCATTAGAGATTCCTTTGGCAGAACCGTTTATACAATTGAAGATATTCTGCCCGGACAATCTACTGTCGAAATGAATATCCTATTGATTCCCGGTTTGTATTATGTAACTGTTTCAGGCGCTTTTTCACCTGTCATAAGGAAGCTGGTTGTAGAATAG
- a CDS encoding ATP-binding protein has translation MNRGQLIAKLADIEWEDFEVKEAKSDIPRNAWETVSAFSNTAGGWLIFGVKKSGKSFFFVGVDNPEKIEQDFTSTLRTTDKFNTLIIPKCLKFNFDKDTVLAFYIPVSAQSRFISTR, from the coding sequence ATGAATCGCGGGCAACTCATAGCAAAACTTGCAGATATCGAATGGGAAGACTTCGAAGTAAAAGAAGCCAAATCCGATATCCCCAGGAATGCTTGGGAAACTGTTAGTGCTTTCAGTAATACTGCCGGGGGGTGGCTTATTTTTGGCGTAAAAAAATCTGGGAAGTCATTCTTCTTCGTTGGTGTGGATAATCCCGAAAAAATTGAGCAGGATTTCACAAGTACTTTACGGACGACGGACAAATTCAACACCCTTATCATTCCTAAATGCCTCAAATTCAATTTTGACAAGGATACTGTTCTTGCATTTTACATTCCTGTCTCTGCACAAAGCCGGTTTATTTCAACTCGATAA
- a CDS encoding GntR family transcriptional regulator: MIFSIDHKSAVPLHAQVETLLRDLISSEEYQTGKFLPNEVNLAKQLGISRNTVRQATNKLVYEGLLIRKKGVGTRVADQSVDTRINNWLSFTQEMQSKGIKIRNYEITTEWVEADEELAAFFRIPEGKKILKMVRLRGRIEYPFVYFISYFHPMVGLTGNEDFSRPLYEILEKDYSVVAKLSKEEISARAADKLMAQKLNIKTGDAILKRKRFVFDPGGRPIEYNIGYYRADSFVYTIESERDIA; this comes from the coding sequence ATGATTTTTTCTATTGACCATAAAAGCGCAGTCCCATTGCATGCCCAGGTGGAGACTTTGCTGCGCGACCTGATTTCTTCGGAGGAATATCAGACTGGTAAATTCCTGCCTAACGAAGTGAACCTCGCCAAGCAGCTTGGAATATCAAGGAATACCGTGAGGCAGGCTACCAATAAACTTGTGTATGAAGGTCTGCTGATTCGCAAAAAAGGGGTGGGTACCCGCGTTGCCGATCAAAGTGTAGATACCAGGATCAATAACTGGCTGAGTTTTACACAGGAAATGCAGTCGAAAGGTATAAAGATCCGCAACTATGAAATCACCACGGAATGGGTGGAAGCAGATGAAGAGTTAGCCGCTTTCTTCAGGATCCCTGAAGGTAAAAAAATCCTGAAAATGGTCCGACTGAGGGGCCGTATTGAATACCCGTTTGTTTACTTCATTTCCTACTTCCATCCGATGGTGGGACTTACCGGGAACGAGGATTTTTCAAGACCTCTGTACGAAATCCTGGAAAAGGATTATTCAGTGGTTGCCAAGCTTTCCAAAGAAGAGATTTCTGCCCGTGCTGCCGATAAATTAATGGCGCAGAAACTCAATATCAAAACAGGTGATGCAATCCTGAAACGTAAGCGCTTTGTCTTCGACCCGGGAGGCAGGCCCATTGAATACAACATAGGATATTACCGGGCCGATTCATTTGTGTATACCATTGAAAGTGAACGTGATATTGCTTAA
- a CDS encoding T9SS type A sorting domain-containing protein has protein sequence MLVSYNTNGDFWSIFNNVEIYRPLFIRVPLSMIDPSFPTGMLEPLKNTQQGSLKLFQNQPNPVKDQTEVKLQLDRKQYVSLELLDMQGKRINTFINSELQPGTHTFSFDLQSLESGMYCYGTGNHYLKLIKN, from the coding sequence TTGCTGGTTTCTTACAATACCAACGGCGATTTCTGGTCGATCTTTAATAATGTTGAGATTTACAGGCCCCTCTTCATTCGTGTCCCACTTTCCATGATTGACCCTTCCTTCCCGACCGGTATGCTTGAACCTTTGAAGAATACCCAACAAGGCTCATTGAAGCTTTTCCAGAATCAGCCAAACCCGGTAAAGGATCAAACGGAAGTGAAACTGCAACTGGATCGAAAGCAGTACGTGAGCCTGGAACTGCTTGATATGCAAGGGAAAAGAATCAACACCTTTATAAATTCGGAACTGCAACCCGGAACCCATACCTTCTCCTTCGACCTGCAATCCCTTGAAAGTGGCATGTACTGCTACGGAACCGGAAACCACTACCTGAAGCTGATCAAGAATTAA
- a CDS encoding DUF302 domain-containing protein encodes MLESQSKFSFSATIDELSKAIVAKGWKITITHDLQETMKKNGKEVLPVKVMEICNPGLAYQILSKDHLREVSPMLPCRISVYEKADGITYVSRMNAAAFTALLDPDAAKTITQAFAEAEDFIRTVKK; translated from the coding sequence ATGCTTGAAAGCCAGAGTAAATTCAGTTTTTCCGCAACCATTGATGAATTATCGAAAGCCATAGTTGCAAAGGGCTGGAAGATCACAATTACACACGATCTGCAGGAAACCATGAAAAAGAACGGGAAAGAAGTTCTGCCGGTAAAAGTGATGGAGATTTGTAACCCGGGACTTGCTTATCAAATCCTTTCAAAGGATCATCTGCGTGAGGTGTCACCCATGCTTCCATGCAGGATATCAGTGTATGAGAAAGCGGATGGCATTACGTATGTTTCAAGGATGAATGCTGCAGCTTTTACTGCATTGTTAGATCCGGATGCGGCTAAAACCATCACCCAGGCCTTCGCTGAAGCTGAAGATTTTATCAGGACAGTAAAAAAATAA
- a CDS encoding glycosyltransferase family 39 protein: MRIPKLTQNSYLLFAPFLIIFIVFVIVFRGRITEGDQMGYLFFANNLLHGFYSPPAPDINLWWGPGYPILLMPFVFFKVPQAGILILNAVLQYLSIVFLFKALVKMIPFSKAMIFSLFWALCYSSYNYMASIVTESLTVFLLSLLIYSLVMTFTRNSNKYMVLSGFILGYLALTKVIFGYVILVMLLFYVLMWIIQKTTPQSRRSVILLVIAMLVTSPYLIYTFQLTGRIFYWGNSGGMSLILDELSL, from the coding sequence ATGAGAATACCTAAGCTGACACAGAATTCATACCTGTTATTTGCTCCTTTTTTAATTATTTTCATCGTTTTTGTCATTGTATTTCGTGGCAGGATCACGGAAGGCGATCAAATGGGGTATCTTTTCTTTGCCAACAATCTGCTTCATGGGTTTTATTCTCCACCAGCACCGGATATTAACCTATGGTGGGGGCCGGGTTATCCGATTCTTTTAATGCCATTTGTCTTTTTTAAGGTACCCCAGGCAGGTATTTTAATATTGAACGCTGTCCTTCAATATTTATCCATCGTCTTTTTATTTAAGGCGCTGGTGAAAATGATCCCTTTCAGTAAAGCAATGATATTTAGCTTGTTTTGGGCGCTTTGCTATAGCTCCTATAATTATATGGCTTCAATTGTTACTGAATCCTTAACTGTTTTCCTGTTATCCCTGCTGATCTATTCACTGGTCATGACTTTCACCCGCAATTCCAATAAATATATGGTCCTGTCGGGATTTATCCTTGGATACCTTGCTTTAACCAAAGTAATTTTTGGGTATGTAATACTAGTCATGTTGTTGTTTTATGTCCTGATGTGGATCATACAAAAAACAACACCACAATCCCGCAGAAGTGTAATTTTATTGGTGATTGCAATGCTTGTAACATCTCCTTATCTCATATATACGTTTCAGTTAACGGGCAGGATTTTTTATTGGGGGAATTCAGGAGGCATGTCGCTTATATTGGATGAGCTCTCCTTATGA
- a CDS encoding L-fucose isomerase produces the protein MGRLPKVGIRPVIDGRERGVRESLEEQCMNMAKMAAKLIEEQVFFGNGEHVECVIADTTIGGVAEAAMCADKFKREGVSVSLTVTPCWCYGTEVMDTDPMTPKAVWGFNGTERPGAVYLAAALAGYSQLGLPAFGIYGHDVQDADDNTIPEDVKEKIIRFVKAGLALAQMNGKSYLSIGYTSMGIAGSVVNQGFFHDYLGIRTEFVDQVEILRRIDEKIYDADEFNKALAWTKKYCLEGKDYNKLQNQADAKRKEYEWETVVKMTLIIRDLMIGNPKLKELGFGEESRGHNAILAGFQGQRQWTDYMPNADFPEAILNSSFDWNGIRQAFVLATENDSLNGVAMLFGHLLTNTAQVFSDVRTYWSPEAVERVTGKKLTGKATNGIIHLINSGSTTLDATARQKDRNGNPAMKPYWEITEKEMEECLSHTRWPQAIREYFRGGGYSSQFRTAGEMPVTMSRVNLVKGLGPVLQIAEGWTVEIDSEIHQVLDERTNPTWPTTWFVPALNGKGAFTDVYSVMSNWGANHGAISYGHIGADLITLASMLRIPVSMHNVDEKQIFRPSAWNAFGQDKEGSDYRACECFGAVYGG, from the coding sequence ATAGGACGACTTCCAAAAGTTGGTATCAGGCCGGTTATCGATGGTCGTGAACGTGGAGTGCGCGAATCCCTCGAAGAGCAATGTATGAACATGGCAAAAATGGCTGCAAAGCTTATCGAAGAGCAGGTCTTTTTCGGGAATGGGGAACATGTTGAATGTGTAATTGCCGATACAACGATTGGTGGTGTTGCCGAAGCTGCCATGTGTGCCGATAAGTTCAAACGCGAAGGGGTTTCCGTTTCGCTTACTGTGACCCCCTGCTGGTGCTATGGTACCGAGGTAATGGATACCGATCCCATGACTCCCAAAGCCGTATGGGGTTTTAACGGAACCGAAAGGCCCGGGGCGGTTTACCTGGCTGCAGCCTTAGCAGGATATTCACAGCTGGGATTGCCGGCATTCGGTATCTATGGGCATGATGTGCAGGATGCAGATGATAATACCATCCCCGAAGATGTAAAGGAGAAAATCATTCGTTTTGTGAAGGCAGGTCTTGCCCTGGCCCAGATGAACGGGAAATCCTATCTTTCCATAGGTTATACTTCCATGGGAATTGCCGGCTCCGTGGTGAACCAGGGTTTCTTCCACGATTACCTGGGCATCAGGACCGAGTTTGTGGACCAGGTGGAGATACTGCGCCGCATCGATGAAAAGATCTATGATGCGGATGAGTTTAATAAAGCCCTGGCCTGGACGAAAAAGTACTGCCTGGAAGGCAAGGATTACAATAAACTGCAGAACCAGGCCGACGCAAAGCGTAAGGAGTATGAATGGGAAACGGTTGTGAAAATGACCCTTATCATCCGCGACCTGATGATTGGCAATCCCAAACTTAAGGAACTGGGATTCGGGGAAGAATCCAGGGGACATAATGCCATCCTGGCCGGTTTCCAGGGACAGCGCCAATGGACCGATTATATGCCCAATGCCGATTTCCCCGAGGCGATTCTGAATTCCTCCTTCGACTGGAATGGCATCCGGCAGGCTTTTGTGCTGGCTACCGAAAATGACAGTCTAAACGGGGTGGCCATGCTGTTCGGACACCTGCTCACCAATACCGCCCAGGTGTTTTCTGATGTCCGCACCTACTGGAGCCCGGAGGCTGTTGAACGCGTTACGGGTAAGAAACTCACAGGAAAAGCCACGAACGGGATCATCCATCTCATCAATTCAGGCTCCACAACCCTTGATGCCACTGCCCGTCAGAAGGACAGGAATGGAAACCCGGCCATGAAACCCTACTGGGAAATCACCGAAAAGGAGATGGAAGAATGCCTCAGCCATACCCGCTGGCCACAAGCCATCAGGGAATATTTCAGGGGTGGGGGATATTCATCCCAATTCCGCACTGCCGGTGAAATGCCCGTGACCATGTCGAGGGTAAACCTGGTGAAAGGCCTTGGCCCGGTGCTGCAAATTGCAGAAGGCTGGACGGTGGAAATTGATTCCGAAATCCACCAGGTACTCGACGAACGCACCAATCCCACCTGGCCCACCACCTGGTTTGTCCCGGCCTTAAATGGTAAAGGCGCCTTTACCGATGTGTATTCCGTGATGTCGAACTGGGGTGCCAACCATGGTGCCATCTCCTATGGCCACATAGGTGCCGACCTTATCACCCTTGCCTCCATGTTACGCATCCCCGTTAGCATGCACAATGTCGATGAAAAGCAAATTTTCCGTCCCTCCGCCTGGAACGCCTTTGGCCAGGACAAAGAAGGAAGCGATTACCGCGCTTGTGAGTGTTTTGGGGCGGTGTATGGGGGGTGA
- the fucK gene encoding L-fuculokinase, producing the protein MEKLAIIFDCGATNVRVVAMNSFGEIKASHSLPNSSREDPFFKGGRIWDLDEIWGKLCTASREVMALINPASIVAVTTTTFGVDGTWLGEKGNLLYPVISWQCERTIPVLKNMDKYISPAELYNISGTYPYSFNTINKLIWLKEAHPEILDKAAHFLFMPSLLNYLLCGEKLNDLTMLGTSMLTDIKSRRLSPEILNRIGVDERLFGDYGKPGQRVGQVHAEASVLTGIPEGTLVCLGGHDTQFAIFGSGAGIDQPVLSSGTWEILMVRSDKYSTSQHQFEKGITTELDAVDGIYDIGLNWIGSGIIEWIKHRFYAECSPETCYETMMNEAAGIAPGSNGVFINPDFNSIQNALIKGNIGGLTLNTSRAEITRAAFEALSYQLKMALTALEQAGNFKAQQVICVGGGSKNSFWNQLRADVLGIPVVTIDQKETTVLGASFFAFTAAGVYPDPESGKQNIPYNQVTTFPSSEVALYTKLYQKWQTTIQLQTKAD; encoded by the coding sequence ATGGAAAAACTGGCCATTATCTTCGACTGTGGAGCTACCAATGTGAGGGTTGTGGCTATGAATTCCTTCGGTGAAATAAAGGCATCACACTCACTCCCTAATTCAAGCCGGGAAGATCCCTTTTTTAAAGGTGGCAGAATCTGGGACCTCGATGAAATATGGGGAAAACTCTGCACTGCTTCCAGGGAAGTGATGGCCCTCATAAACCCGGCTTCAATCGTAGCTGTCACAACCACCACTTTTGGAGTCGACGGCACATGGCTCGGTGAAAAAGGAAACCTTCTTTACCCGGTCATCTCCTGGCAATGCGAACGGACGATCCCTGTTCTGAAGAATATGGATAAATATATTTCTCCGGCAGAATTATATAACATTAGCGGTACTTACCCTTATAGCTTTAATACCATCAATAAGCTGATCTGGTTAAAGGAAGCACATCCCGAAATCCTGGATAAGGCCGCGCACTTCCTGTTCATGCCTTCCCTGCTTAATTACCTGTTATGTGGTGAAAAGCTGAATGATCTTACAATGCTGGGCACTTCAATGCTCACAGATATCAAATCCCGGCGACTGTCCCCAGAGATTTTGAATAGAATAGGGGTGGATGAAAGGCTGTTTGGCGACTATGGGAAACCGGGACAAAGGGTAGGACAGGTTCATGCGGAAGCCTCGGTACTAACGGGTATCCCGGAAGGAACACTGGTATGCCTGGGCGGACATGACACCCAGTTTGCCATTTTTGGATCAGGGGCTGGCATTGATCAGCCGGTACTGAGTTCGGGCACCTGGGAAATACTCATGGTGCGGAGTGATAAGTATTCCACTTCTCAACATCAGTTTGAAAAAGGCATTACCACCGAGCTGGATGCAGTGGATGGCATCTATGACATTGGCCTGAACTGGATAGGCTCCGGGATCATTGAGTGGATCAAACACAGGTTTTATGCTGAATGTAGCCCGGAAACCTGCTACGAAACCATGATGAATGAGGCCGCAGGCATAGCGCCGGGTTCAAACGGAGTGTTTATCAACCCCGATTTTAATAGTATCCAAAATGCGCTGATAAAAGGAAATATCGGGGGATTAACCCTCAATACCAGCAGGGCTGAAATCACAAGGGCCGCCTTCGAAGCCCTGAGCTATCAGCTAAAAATGGCTCTGACTGCCCTTGAACAAGCCGGGAATTTCAAAGCCCAGCAAGTGATCTGTGTCGGGGGCGGTTCGAAAAACAGCTTCTGGAACCAGCTCAGGGCCGATGTGCTGGGTATCCCGGTCGTCACCATTGATCAAAAGGAAACCACAGTGCTGGGAGCCTCCTTCTTTGCCTTCACAGCAGCAGGAGTCTATCCGGATCCCGAAAGCGGGAAACAAAACATACCTTATAACCAGGTGACAACTTTTCCCTCGTCGGAAGTTGCACTCTATACAAAACTTTATCAAAAATGGCAGACAACAATTCAACTTCAAACAAAAGCAGATTAA
- a CDS encoding helix-turn-helix transcriptional regulator, whose translation MFVNNSKRGDPSDVKQVLSPLHLQIWCCRYWYLTQWECNEMSFPFWRLYWNRTSNGEISFGGQLYEMEAGSIFIIPPFTAYNTHIKGHKRYAEGINVRGKRVDLSQKEHEPGRDPLLHLFIHFNLGVPYDRVTPGIYKLEISQEQQGKLEVITEFLKTENENFPLDLNIYLYSIITEHVARLKEALWQTTKIDFRIINAIRMIEKELSGHLSNDTLAMQSGMATNSFIRLFQQEISQSPQHYIRQQKIDRACMLLHHSNASIETIAADLGFADRYHFSKVFKKVVQKTPARYRKESVWV comes from the coding sequence ATGTTTGTAAACAACTCAAAAAGAGGCGATCCCTCAGATGTTAAACAAGTACTTTCTCCCCTTCACCTGCAGATCTGGTGTTGCAGGTACTGGTATTTGACCCAATGGGAGTGTAATGAGATGTCGTTTCCATTCTGGCGGTTATACTGGAACAGGACGAGCAATGGGGAGATCTCCTTTGGCGGGCAGTTGTATGAGATGGAGGCCGGAAGCATCTTTATCATCCCTCCTTTTACAGCATACAACACTCATATTAAGGGACATAAGCGGTATGCAGAAGGAATCAATGTCAGGGGGAAAAGGGTGGATTTATCACAAAAGGAGCATGAACCGGGCAGGGATCCGCTTCTGCATTTATTTATTCATTTCAACTTAGGAGTACCATACGACAGGGTTACTCCCGGGATTTATAAGCTGGAGATCAGCCAGGAGCAGCAGGGCAAGCTTGAGGTGATCACAGAATTCCTTAAGACTGAGAACGAGAACTTCCCGCTGGACCTGAATATTTATTTGTATTCAATTATTACAGAACATGTGGCCAGGCTCAAGGAGGCGTTGTGGCAAACCACGAAGATCGATTTCAGGATCATCAATGCGATCAGGATGATAGAAAAGGAACTGTCAGGACATCTTTCCAATGACACCCTGGCTATGCAGTCGGGGATGGCCACCAACTCATTTATCCGTTTATTTCAGCAGGAAATCAGTCAGAGCCCGCAACATTATATCAGGCAGCAGAAAATTGACCGTGCCTGCATGCTTTTGCATCACAGTAATGCCAGTATTGAAACCATTGCTGCCGACCTGGGTTTTGCTGACCGCTATCATTTCTCGAAGGTGTTTAAGAAGGTGGTTCAAAAAACGCCGGCAAGGTACAGGAAGGAGAGTGTTTGGGTGTAG
- a CDS encoding T9SS type A sorting domain-containing protein, translating into MKKTSTYNPFAGSRKSTLLALAILIFTTAVVFVGCYKFRSIGQPEAGFTNSYFDVPIVAQRDDDPGLGDDEWANTLQNIGLFGVMVPDGWLVGDSIEYTIISKDPALNNTGFLVYSFAHSKTLKDSIPPLPGYHWWGAITDRIAELTQLDSFYFTPRIKTDGKVGTFFLRYAIGDKDYWDRNPADRYNYGGGLSDPQSITIVSGVGVDELLSSANVSIYPNPTDGMMNVKLNGYKQQVIHMNLINTAGKTVLSREILSASSQFNLSSLPKGAYVVELKNGQFRHNSRIILK; encoded by the coding sequence ATGAAAAAAACATCTACTTACAATCCTTTTGCCGGCAGCAGGAAATCCACACTCCTTGCCTTAGCCATCCTGATCTTCACCACAGCAGTGGTATTCGTTGGCTGTTATAAATTCCGCTCAATCGGGCAACCGGAAGCAGGATTCACCAATAGTTACTTTGATGTTCCCATCGTTGCACAGCGTGATGACGACCCGGGACTGGGAGATGACGAATGGGCGAATACCCTTCAGAATATCGGTTTATTTGGGGTTATGGTACCTGATGGCTGGCTTGTTGGCGATTCCATTGAATATACCATCATCTCAAAAGACCCTGCACTTAATAACACAGGTTTCCTGGTTTATAGCTTCGCGCATTCAAAAACACTCAAAGATTCAATTCCTCCATTGCCCGGATACCATTGGTGGGGCGCCATTACCGACCGTATCGCTGAACTGACCCAGCTTGATAGCTTTTACTTCACTCCACGAATTAAAACCGATGGAAAAGTGGGAACCTTTTTCCTAAGGTATGCAATTGGTGATAAAGACTACTGGGACCGCAATCCTGCCGATCGTTATAACTATGGTGGCGGACTTTCTGACCCACAGAGCATCACTATCGTCAGCGGAGTAGGAGTTGATGAACTTCTTAGCAGTGCCAACGTTTCCATCTATCCCAATCCTACCGATGGGATGATGAATGTGAAGCTGAATGGCTACAAACAGCAGGTGATTCATATGAACCTCATCAATACTGCAGGTAAAACCGTGTTGAGCCGTGAAATTCTTTCTGCCTCCAGCCAATTCAACCTTTCATCCTTACCAAAAGGTGCCTATGTGGTTGAGCTTAAAAACGGACAGTTCAGGCATAATTCCAGGATCATCCTGAAATAA